The DNA window agaaaggaaaataaaagttttCGGTGCACATCATCTTCTTCACATATGAAACATCATTAAACCTATAACTAAACTATGCCAAGTGGCATATCAAGAGTAGTATCACTACAAACAACATGTACTAGTAAGCATCATTGATCGACCCGAACCTGCCACATAATATAAAGTCAACATTTAGAAGGGAACATGCAATAAGAAAGTTACACCACCCCAAGTCTCTATCAACATGCTTTCATCATCCTAGGTATAATACCCATAAACTAGTACACTTTGATCCTAGCCTTCTACCTTATTCCGCTGCCAACACTACCATTAAACATTCGACCCTCTTGCCACTCTAAGCTTCCCAAGCCTACCCTTTATGTCCCCCTAAGGATTTTTAAGCCTACATATTATGTCATCTTAAGACTCATGATATGATATGCTTATCATGCCAATGCTTTGTCCTCTCCTTATAGAGCTTCACATTCTTATAAGCATGGAGTCTGAACTCCTCCAATTCATGTAGCTGGTCCATGCGTTTCCTCTCGGCTAACTCCAGATCCCAATTCAACTTCTTTACTACCCAATACTCCTGATGTTCCAACTCAGCTGGAAGGTGGCACACTTTACCAAACACCATGTGATAGGGAGAGATCCATATTAGTGTCTTATATGTTGTCCTATACGCCCATAGTGCATCATCTAGCTTCATCGCCCAATCCTTCCTTTGAGCATTCACTATTTTCTATAGAATTTGCTTCACCTCATGGTTTGACACTTCCAAATGTCCGTTGTATTGTGGGTGATAAGTTGTAGCCACCTTGTGACGCACCACATACTTAGCCAAGATATTCTTCACCAACTGATTTATGAAATACTTCCCTCTATCGCTGATTATTGCTCTTGCAGTCCCAAACCACGTGAAGATGTGCTTTTTTAAGAACTTAAGAACCACTTGGGCATCGTTTGTAGGCAGAGCCACTGCCTCAACTCACTTTGGCACGTAATTTATTGCCACAAGGATATAGTGATTTCCATTGGATGGTGGGAAGGATCCCATGAAATCAATCACCGAGACATCAAATATTTTGACCTCCAAAATGTTTTGCAATGGAATCTCATGTCGTCTGGAAATAGTTCCCATCCTTTGGCATTGATCACAACTTTTCACGTAACCTGCAACATCTTTGAACAAGGTTGGCTAGAAAAAACCTGATTGGAGCACTTTATGAGTTATGAGCTCACCTCCATAATGACCCATATATGCGGACAAGTGTCAACTATCTAACACTTGTCTCATCTCAGACTCAGGTACACATCTCCTCATCATTTTGTCAGGTCCCTACTTGAACAAATAAGGCTCATCCCATATGTAGAAACGAGCATCATAATTCAACTTCTTCTTTTGTTGGGTAGTTGTGCCAGGTGGAAACAATCCACTCACCAAGTAGTTGATAGTGTCTGCATACCAAGGTAATTCAGTTACCTCTCAACACAATAAATGTTCATCGGGGAACTCCTCTCGGATCTTCCTTTGCTCACCAACATGCCACGAAATCTCTAACCTGGACAAGTGATTTGTAATCTGATTTTCAGAGCCATTTTGATCCTTGATCTCTATGTCGAACTCTTGCAGTAACAGAATCCATCTAATCAGTAGTGGCTTTGCATCCTTCTTATTTAAGAGGTACCTAATAGTTGCATGGTTAGTATAAACAACAACTTTAGTCCCTACCAAGTAAGATCTGAACTTATCGAAGGCATAGACCAAGGCTAGCATTTCTTTCTCGGTCACTATGTAGTTGACTTGAGTTGCATCCAGTGTTTTGCTTGCATAGTAGATAGAATGAAACACTTTCTCCTTTCTTTGGCCTAAAACTGCCCCTACAGCCACATCACTTGTGTCACACATTAGCTCGAACAGAAACTCCCAATTTGGAGAAGTCAAGATTGGAGCTTCTATTAGAATTCTTCTACAAAGCCTTAAAGGCTCGAATACACAGCTCATCAAAGATaaatttcacctccttctctAGTAGACTACACATAGGTTTTGCAGTCTTAGAGAAATCCTTAATGAATTTCCTATATAACCTAGCATGATCCAGGAAGGCTCTCATCCCTTTTAACAGAGACTAGGGGGTAGCTCTTCAATTACCTCTACTTATGCACGATCAACTTCCAGCTCTTGCTTTGACACCTTATGGCCTAGTACAATCCCCTACATCatagaaaatgacatttttcccaATTCAGGACGAGATTAGTTTGTTCACATCTGGCAAGCACCTTTTCCAAATTTTCTAGACACATGTCAAAAGACTCCCCAAAGActgagaagtcatccatgaatATATCCACAAAATCTTCgaccatatcatgaaaaatggaCATCATACATCTTTGGAATGTGGATAGGGCATTGCACAGCCCAAACGACATTAGCTTGAAGGCATATGTCCCATACGAACAAGTGAATGTAGTTTTCTCTTAGTCTTCTAGCGCGATCACAATTTGGTTATATCCTGAATAGCCATCCACCAAACAATAATACTCTTGCCTAGCTAACCTGTCTAACATTTGATCAATGAAAGGAACTGGGTAGTAGTCCTTTCTAGTGGCCTCATTTAGTATCATGTAATCCATGCATATGCACCACCCTATCACCGGCCTGGTTGGAATAAACTCATTCTTTTCATTTGTAATCACCGTCATGCCTCCTTTTTTCGGCACACACTGAACCAGGATGACCCACTTGCTATCAGAAATGGGGTACACAATACCTGCATCTAACCATTTGATAACCTCTTTGCGCACCACATATTTCATAACTTGGTTTAATCTGCATTGAGGTTGTGCACTCGGCTTGTGGCCCTCCTCCATAAATATCTTGTGCATGCACAAGGCTGGGATGCCATGTATGTCAGACATCTACCAGCCTATcgccttttttctcctcttcaacACTTCCAAAGAGGCTTCAACCTGCACTTCAGACAAAGCTGCAGAAAGGATTACGGGTAACATTTCATTGACACCTAAGAAAGAATACCTGAGATGAAAGGGAAGATCTTTTAACTCTAACTTTGAAGCTTCCTTGATGGACGGCTTGGGAGGGTGTCCTAAGACTCTATTTAATGGTTCCACAAGCTTTCGTAGCATACTCACATTGGGAATATCTAGAATACTAGCCAACTCTTGGGCTTCATCATCTTCATCTATATCCTGCCCAATCAACACTCTTTCTAGAGGGTCTCGTGCTTCAACATACTTGGTTGTTGTTTCTTCATCAATGATTGTGATTGCTGGCAATCCTCATATATCGCAGGCAACCTCATTGCTTTGTACACATCAAAAACCTCTACTTTGTCATGAGCCCTCATTGTCAATCTACTTGCCGCCATATCAATCAATGCACCTCTAGTAGCCAGGAAATGGTGTCCCAAAATGAATGGGACCTCTGGGTCAGGCTCAAAATCCAGGATGACAAAGTCTACGGGGAAAATAAGAGATCCCACTTGCACTAATACATCCTCAATAATACCGTCTGGCCTTGCTATATAACATTCAGCCAATTGAAACATTATGGTAGTAGAGGCTTGGGCTTTCCCAGCCCCAATTTAAGAAACATGGATGTAGGCATCAAGATGATACTTGTGCCCAAATCACACAACCCTCTTGCATCGATGCACTTAACAATTTTGATTTGCATTGTGAAACTCCCAGGATATTTCAACTTAGTAGGCAACTTGTTTCGAATTCTAGAACTACACTCCTCAGTAAGTGCCATTATTTTATACTCCACCAACCTACTCTTGTTAGCCACAATATCTTTCACATATTTGGCATACTTAGGAATGCCTTAcaaaacatcaatcaaagtcaagTTAACATGTACATGTTTAAGGAGTTCGATAAACTTACCAAAATATTCATCCTCCTtctactttttgaaattttgtgggaatGGAGGAGGTGGTTTTGCTTTTGGTTCATCATAGATCTTTGGCTCACTTGGTCCAGCTTCATCTGTCATCCTCCCTTTTTCTACAACAACTTTTGTTTTTGGGGTCAACTCCTCCGGTGGACGACCACTATGGGTACTCACAGCATTCACTTGTTTTGGGTTTGGGTCAGTGTTGCCCAGTAAACCCCCTTGTGGGTGACATTTTTGGTTACTAGCAAATTTCCCAAATTGTTTCTCCAAGTTCTGAGTTGCTAACTGATTATTTCTCACATCAGCGGCTAGTTGAGCTTGATCAGCCATAATTTTCTTCAGCATCTCTTCAATGCTCATGCTATATTGCTAGTTTTATGTTGATCCCACTGGCCCTGTTGTTCATAGCTTTATGCATTTCCCTAGGGCctatatttattttgtcttgaaCCTGATTCTGATGTCCTACCTAGGAAAGATTTGGATGATTTCGCCAGCTAGGATTGTATGAGTTACCATAATTTTGATGACCCCCTCCTCGCTATGCATTCCCTACAAAATTCACAGCCTCCGGGTTTGCTCTACATACCTCTGCAGTGTGATCTCCAACCCCAAAGATCTCACACCATGTTGGTGGTTGTTGCACCACATTTACCTGAGCTTGTTATTGTCCTAGTGACAGGTTGCTGAATTGTGTATTCATCATATATTGCATTGCATCAATTTGTGTAGTTAACGTTGTCACTTCATCTACTTCCAACATTCCAACAGTCTTTTGCACTATCGGTTTAGCTCCGCCTCCATTCCACTCAGGATTACCTTATGATATTCTATTCAGCAAGATGAACAGTTCAGCATATGTCTTCTCCAAAGCTTGTCGACCTGTAACGGaatcaagtaaaattttggtgtTGGGTTCCAACCCTTCAATTAAGGTGTGGACTAACACCTCGTTAGCTTGGTGATGGTGTGGA is part of the Solanum stenotomum isolate F172 chromosome 8, ASM1918654v1, whole genome shotgun sequence genome and encodes:
- the LOC125873699 gene encoding uncharacterized protein LOC125873699, with the protein product MALTEECSSRIRNKLPTKLKYPGSFTMQIKIVKCIDARGLCDLGTTRPDGIIEDVLVQVGSLIFPVDFVILDFEPDPEVPFILGHHFLATRGALIDMAASRLTMRAHDKVEVFDVYKAMRLPAIYEDCQQSQSLMKKQQPTLSEVQVEASLEVLKRRKKAIGW